One part of the Olleya sp. YS genome encodes these proteins:
- a CDS encoding gliding motility protein GldL — protein MNLKQFRVPLLLLVVGITLTIVGAYFKIQQLEHGSLLLTVGTFIEFCAIFLGIIKLIKISRQKS, from the coding sequence ATGAATTTGAAACAATTTAGAGTGCCATTATTATTATTAGTTGTAGGTATAACCCTAACTATTGTAGGTGCTTATTTTAAAATTCAACAATTAGAACACGGTAGTTTACTATTAACCGTTGGAACTTTCATAGAATTTTGCGCTATATTTTTAGGCATTATTAAACTAATAAAAATTTCAAGACAAAAATCTTAA
- a CDS encoding acyltransferase: MKSITTYKQRIFGLDVVRAVAILLILCSHSTILLCPESKSTTIKMVQFFGTIGVDIFFVLSGFLIGTILIKHIIKQQTSVKQFTQFWMRRWFRTLPNYYLVLLINIGLLYVFNTELPKQLYKYFFFLQNFSQEQPDFFTESWSLSIEEFAYILGPIILMVLALVCKKLNKWSFLIMTLIVIVGFTLNRFIYDVSFTVDNLDISWSKNLRKVVVYRIDSIYYGFLGAFISVYYTKFWIRYKWLSLILGAIIFMITHFYIYKNQLEPNVYSSFFNIWYLALVSISILLTFPVLSNWRSNHVLTKPIITISLWSYSIYLVNYSIVLLSMQRLIDISVLNLLNKILVLLLFWSITFSFSFVLFTYFEYPIIKFRDSKRFKQWFRF, from the coding sequence TTGAAATCAATTACAACATATAAACAAAGAATTTTTGGTTTAGATGTTGTTAGAGCAGTTGCTATTTTACTAATACTTTGCTCACATTCCACTATTTTATTATGTCCAGAATCTAAATCTACAACTATAAAAATGGTTCAGTTTTTTGGAACTATTGGTGTGGATATTTTCTTTGTGTTAAGTGGGTTTTTAATAGGTACTATTTTAATAAAACACATTATAAAACAACAAACTAGTGTAAAGCAGTTCACCCAATTTTGGATGCGTCGTTGGTTTAGGACTTTACCTAATTATTATTTGGTATTACTAATTAATATAGGACTACTATATGTATTCAATACAGAACTCCCAAAACAATTATATAAATACTTTTTCTTTTTACAGAATTTTAGCCAAGAACAACCAGACTTTTTTACAGAATCTTGGAGCTTATCTATTGAAGAGTTTGCCTATATCTTGGGACCAATTATTCTTATGGTTTTAGCATTAGTATGTAAGAAATTAAATAAATGGAGTTTCCTTATTATGACGCTTATAGTTATTGTTGGATTTACCTTAAACCGTTTTATTTATGATGTAAGTTTTACTGTAGACAATCTTGATATATCTTGGAGTAAAAATCTTAGAAAGGTTGTTGTGTATAGAATTGATAGTATTTACTATGGTTTTTTAGGTGCTTTTATAAGTGTTTATTATACAAAATTTTGGATACGTTATAAATGGTTAAGTCTGATATTAGGAGCAATTATTTTCATGATTACTCACTTTTACATTTACAAAAATCAACTGGAGCCAAATGTTTACAGTAGTTTTTTTAATATTTGGTATTTGGCGTTAGTTTCAATATCAATTCTCTTAACATTCCCTGTATTATCTAATTGGAGATCAAATCATGTATTAACTAAACCTATCATAACAATTAGTTTGTGGTCGTATTCAATTTATCTAGTTAACTATTCTATAGTGTTATTATCCATGCAGAGGTTAATTGATATTTCAGTACTAAACTTACTCAATAAAATTTTAGTTCTACTGTTGTTTTGGAGTATCACTTTTAGTTTTTCATTTGTATTATTTACTTATTTTGAATATCCCATCATAAAATTTCGTGATTCTAAAAGATTTAAACAATGGTTTAGATTTTAG
- a CDS encoding aconitate hydratase: MAFDIDMIKKVYNQMTERVDAARKVVGKPLTLSEKILYSHLWDGTPTKAFTRGKDYVDFAPDRIACQDATAQMALLQFMQAGKDKVAVPTTVHCDHLIQAKEGAATDLKHANSVSSEVFDFLESVSNKYGIGFWKPGAGIIHQVVLENYAFPGGMMIGTDSHTVNAGGLGMVAIGVGGADAVDVMAGMAWELKFPKLIGVRLTGKLSGWTAPKDVILKVAEILTVKGGTGAIVEYFGPGATAMSCTGKGTICNMGAEIGATTSTFGYDESMERYLRATDRADVADAANQVKDYLTADDEVYANPEQYFDQVIDINLSELGPLLNGPFTPDLSTTVGKEMTEKATSNEWPLQVEWGLIGSCTNSSYEDLSRASSIAQQALDKGLKMKSELGINPGSEQVRFTAERDGILGIFEKLDAKIFTNACGPCIGQWARYSDPKNAPKNSIVHSFNRNFAKRADGNPNTHAFVASPEITAAIAVAGRLDFNPLTDTLINEDGQEVKFDEPTGWELPPKGFAVEDAGYLAPDEDGSGVEVKVASDSERLQLLTPFTPIGNDITGAKLLIKAFGKCTTDHISMAGPWLRFRGHLDNIANNTLIGAVNAFNKKTNFVKNQLTGEYGGVPDVQREYKKAGIKTVVVGDHNYGEGSSREHAAMQPRHLGVAAVIVKSFARIHETNLKKQGMLGLTFANEADYDLIQEDDTFNFLDLNEFAPGKPLTIELVHADGSKDVIKVNHTYNEAQIAWYNEGSALNLIKKENNA, encoded by the coding sequence ATGGCATTTGATATTGACATGATAAAAAAGGTATATAACCAAATGACAGAGCGCGTTGATGCAGCACGTAAAGTTGTTGGAAAACCTTTAACGCTTTCTGAAAAGATTTTATACTCACATCTTTGGGACGGAACACCTACTAAAGCCTTTACAAGAGGTAAAGACTATGTAGATTTTGCACCAGATAGAATTGCATGTCAAGATGCGACTGCACAAATGGCTTTATTACAATTTATGCAAGCTGGAAAAGATAAGGTAGCAGTGCCTACTACAGTACATTGTGATCACTTAATCCAAGCTAAAGAAGGAGCAGCAACAGACTTAAAACATGCCAATAGTGTTAGTAGTGAGGTGTTTGATTTTTTAGAATCAGTATCTAACAAATATGGGATTGGTTTCTGGAAACCTGGAGCTGGTATTATTCACCAAGTTGTTTTAGAAAATTATGCGTTTCCTGGAGGTATGATGATTGGTACAGATTCACACACAGTAAATGCTGGTGGTTTAGGTATGGTAGCTATTGGTGTTGGAGGTGCAGATGCTGTAGATGTTATGGCTGGTATGGCTTGGGAATTAAAATTTCCAAAACTAATAGGTGTTAGATTAACAGGTAAATTATCTGGATGGACTGCTCCAAAAGATGTTATTTTAAAAGTAGCAGAAATCCTTACTGTAAAAGGTGGTACTGGAGCTATTGTAGAATATTTTGGTCCAGGTGCAACAGCAATGTCTTGTACAGGAAAAGGAACTATTTGTAATATGGGTGCAGAGATTGGTGCAACTACGTCTACCTTTGGATATGATGAATCTATGGAACGTTACTTACGTGCTACAGACAGAGCAGATGTTGCTGATGCTGCTAATCAAGTTAAAGATTATTTAACAGCAGATGATGAAGTGTATGCAAATCCAGAACAATATTTTGACCAAGTTATAGATATTAATTTATCAGAATTAGGACCATTATTAAACGGACCTTTTACACCAGATTTATCTACGACAGTGGGTAAAGAAATGACTGAAAAAGCGACCTCTAACGAATGGCCATTACAAGTAGAATGGGGACTTATTGGGTCATGTACTAACTCGTCTTACGAAGATTTATCACGTGCATCGTCAATTGCACAACAGGCTTTGGATAAAGGACTAAAAATGAAATCAGAATTGGGAATTAATCCTGGTTCTGAGCAAGTACGCTTCACTGCAGAAAGAGACGGTATTCTTGGAATATTTGAAAAACTGGATGCTAAAATATTTACAAACGCATGTGGACCATGTATTGGTCAGTGGGCACGTTATAGTGATCCTAAAAATGCACCTAAAAACAGTATTGTACACTCGTTTAACCGAAACTTTGCTAAACGTGCAGATGGTAACCCAAATACGCACGCATTTGTTGCTTCACCAGAAATAACTGCAGCAATAGCAGTTGCTGGTCGATTAGATTTTAATCCATTAACAGATACGCTAATTAACGAAGATGGACAAGAAGTAAAGTTTGACGAGCCAACAGGTTGGGAATTACCACCTAAAGGGTTTGCAGTAGAAGATGCTGGTTATTTAGCGCCAGATGAAGATGGAAGTGGAGTGGAAGTTAAAGTAGCCTCAGATTCTGAAAGATTACAACTACTAACACCATTTACACCAATAGGAAACGATATTACAGGTGCTAAGTTATTAATCAAAGCATTTGGTAAGTGTACGACAGACCATATTAGTATGGCTGGTCCTTGGTTACGTTTTAGAGGACATTTAGATAATATTGCTAACAATACACTAATTGGAGCTGTAAATGCCTTCAACAAAAAAACAAATTTTGTTAAAAATCAATTAACTGGTGAGTATGGTGGTGTACCAGACGTACAACGCGAATATAAAAAAGCAGGAATTAAAACAGTTGTAGTTGGAGATCATAACTATGGTGAAGGATCATCTAGAGAACATGCTGCAATGCAACCACGTCATTTAGGTGTTGCTGCTGTAATTGTAAAATCTTTTGCACGTATCCACGAAACAAACCTTAAAAAGCAAGGTATGTTAGGATTGACTTTTGCTAACGAAGCTGATTACGATTTAATCCAAGAAGACGATACCTTTAACTTTTTAGATTTAAACGAATTTGCACCAGGTAAGCCATTAACAATCGAGTTAGTTCACGCTGACGGAAGTAAGGATGTCATTAAAGTAAATCATACCTATAACGAAGCTCAAATTGCTTGGTATAATGAAGGAAGTGCGTTGAATTTAATTAAGAAAGAAAATAACGCATAA
- a CDS encoding Crp/Fnr family transcriptional regulator — MNSLWFFEDVNLFKKLCPHLFEAYKSDHHFDAYKKKDYIYFTEDSANKVFLIESGKVKIGYYNDDGQEVVKAILSKGQLFGEKAILGESKRDEFAQSIDNNTSICPIGVNTMHNLMRQNETFSFKIYKFIGFKLQKLERRLQLLLFKDTRTRLLEFIHELCNDYGYDCEKTGDHIIKHPYTQKDIASLIGASRPTLNIILNELKEEKIIDFNRKEIRIYNKTA; from the coding sequence ATGAATTCACTTTGGTTTTTCGAAGACGTAAACCTATTTAAAAAGTTATGTCCTCATTTGTTCGAAGCATACAAAAGCGACCACCATTTTGATGCTTATAAAAAGAAAGATTACATTTATTTTACAGAAGATTCTGCTAACAAAGTCTTTTTAATTGAAAGTGGAAAAGTAAAAATTGGCTATTATAACGACGACGGACAGGAAGTTGTCAAAGCTATTTTGTCTAAAGGACAATTATTTGGCGAAAAAGCTATTTTAGGTGAGTCTAAACGAGACGAATTTGCTCAATCTATTGACAATAATACCTCCATTTGCCCTATAGGAGTAAATACAATGCACAATTTAATGCGCCAAAACGAAACGTTTAGCTTTAAAATATACAAGTTTATAGGTTTCAAACTTCAGAAGTTAGAAAGACGCCTTCAATTATTACTCTTCAAAGATACAAGAACAAGATTATTAGAATTTATACATGAGTTATGCAACGATTATGGTTACGACTGTGAAAAAACAGGAGACCATATAATTAAACATCCTTATACTCAAAAAGACATTGCGTCTTTAATAGGTGCATCACGACCTACGTTAAACATTATTTTAAACGAATTAAAAGAAGAAAAAATAATTGATTTCAATAGAAAAGAAATCAGAATCTACAATAAAACAGCGTAA